The segment CCAAGACCTCGTCCTGCCAACTGCCGTCTATCTACAGTGACACAGAAACCATCAAGCACTATCTCAGACCATTTGAGGAAGGTACTAAGTAAAGGTTTTACTTGGAGAATCATTTGAAATTGGTGCAAGAACGTTTTAGGATGAAATGCTGCTAATAACATTTCTTATTCAGCAGAAAATAATTATCTGGGTTCACGTCAATGCTGCAAACTTACACTGCATACTCCATGGTCACAGGGAAACCTCCACGTTATCTGGGTCcacacacaataaacacttCTGGAAGAACTggatcttttttgtttgtttgtttgtttttatatatatatagtatagcaTAGTCTCCCCTGATGTGATCAGACTCTGTCTAACATCACATAATGCTTTTTGACATTAACTACATTATCAAAAGAGGgataatatatacatatattttagtTAGCTTTACTTCACCTGTTCATCTCAATCCACTTAGTGattttaaagtaataaacacactctctctgatTTCGTTGTGGATCGTCTGAGCCGACGCTCACCTGCGCACCGCCCTCTTGCGGCGGCGCGGAGTTCCACGTCATCACGTCCTGAGAGGACGTCACCTCGTCGCCAGCTGCATTGTGCGGATTTTAAATGTCGGCTCCGGGAGCTCCTCTGGTCCAGATCAGCTTCGCTCATGTCCCTCTCTACCCACGAATTATGAACCAGCACTGTCTAGGTAAATGCTACAAAAATTACATGCCACTATTTTGCTGTCTAAGATAAGTAGTTATCTAATTTCAAAGCTACATTCAACTTATTtgcattcaaatgtttttaaagtcacattGTGCAAAGACAGTGTCCTCAAACACGGACCCCTCACACAGCTTAACAATAattagtttgttctgtttggCTTTTAGCTACTTATATGTTTGCCTACATAAGCTATAGCACCAAAATAATaagagtaataataattttaatgttcaCGTTTTCACCAGACTCCTCATGGTTTGATGTGGATGCATTTTCAAGCTATTTTTCAAGCTAATTCAAATTTGTTTcgccttgttacagttgctctcagttcagtcaaaaataaaatgaaccacAACCAGAGAAGATCCAAACCATCACAAATATAGAATAatatcaatacagaaaactcaatatatatatacacagaacaTGTCAAGATGGATGAAATCAGGTCAAATCGTTCACATCATCCCGAATCGTGGGGTCACATCTGCCTTGAAATAAGGCTGAGCTTTTTAAAGAACGTGTAATGCGTAACTTACACAAATAATATTTGGTGCCTTGTATTAATATATGGTAATTATTGATCAATTATTGTGTAGTTTACTGTCACAGCTAACAGAAGTGCAGCTAATTATAGCAGAGTagaatctatctatctatctatctatctatctatctatctatctatctatctatttatctatttatctatctatctatttatctatctatctatctatctatttatctatctatctatctatctatctatttatctatctatctatctatctatctatctatctatctatctatctatctatctatctaattacagttacaattacaattacagaaTGTGAAGAGGAGTCACGAACACATGTTGCTCAGAGCCCTGCTGGATCAGGAGTGGTTTGTATCTTTTGGCTCTTGCCTTTATGTGTCACAGGAcatactgaagaaaacaaagaagcctctacagaaacacacaccgttaaaataaatctcactgttttttttttgtagatatGTGCATTTTGACTAGGAAAGAAAGAGCTAAATCTACCCTAATGCCTCCAAAATGTCCACTACGACATCTTGTGTTTCTTCaggattacatttttaataaatactgtGTATAAATTTGAAAATATTGGACATTTCCAgctgtacacagacacaccattTGTTCTGTTACAGCCTGGTAgttgtatttatgttgtgaTAATGCATTTGATTTCCATAGGGTGGGAGAAACATGGAGATGAAAAGCGAGACGTCCAGCAACGAGACGGTTGAGTGGACAATGGGGGTGAAAACATCCAAACCCAAAATGTCGATCAAgcttgtttcctctgtttgtaATGATGATGGACCCTGCACGTAAGTCATATACTGTGATAAAAGGTAGAGGTAAAGATCTATTTGAAATTCAGCCcagaaaatgctttttttaattaaattatttcagGGCTCATCATCATTACAGAGAAGATGAACATGAGCATGATTGTGACAATAATTATGGCCCCAGCACTGTTTACGCAAAAGTGGAGGCATCACAAAAGGACATTCTGCGTGGAAAGGACAAAGGCAGGTCCACTCACCTAATAATCcaatttgttttgattttgcacTAGGTGTAAAAATCGGCCTTTTTGACTCACCACCATCAGTCTGTCTTTCACCAGAgactgctgcagcacaaacagagaTGCCAAGCACAAAGCCCAAGGCCAACACACTGGTGAGTCACAGTTGAACCGACGTGTGTGAGTGAAGGCTAGAGTGAACGTTCGTTCAGTCAAAAATTAGCTTGGATTTGACGTCATCGGTCTTAATCACTCAATTATTTCTACAATTTCCAGAAGGTAACTGTGATTTATCTCCACCGTTTCTGCCTCCAGATAGCAAGCAGGCAGCTGATTGATGGGAACGAGTTGGCCTCTGTCAGGGACCAATGTGAGATCATTCACACACTGTTAGTCATTCACTTTTAATTGCTTGTGCGGGAAGTTTCTGAATCATCTTCATTGTGCGATGATGCATTCGTGGTGTTTCACAACAGCCGTACGAGGAGATAACATAAGGATAAGCAAAACAAAAGGAGCACGTATAAAGTGGAGCTTTACTGGAAGGCAATAGCGATAACCTTTTGCTTCCTTTCCTGTctcttcagcagcagacagacatgcCATAAAAGATGTACACACAATAgagcaacatacagtaacagaCATTTACAGACGGTCAGGTTAATACAGTTGTCGATTGTAAAGTGAAGGGCGTGAGCTAGGAGGATGTCAGCGATGATCAACATACAACGTCTTCGAACAACATGAACACCTGCAATAAAGACTCAATGCACCTTCACACATCTGGAGGAGGAAGCATATacacaggagagagacaaaaagactgTGCCCACGGTCATACTCAGAACAttcacaataacaataacatataacatatgTGTAGCAGCTTGGACTAAAACAAGCTCAGTGGCTGTGCAGAGCATATAGCATGTAGAGACATCACATGACAAAGCTTGAAATGACACAAGAATAAACTATGGCATATACAGACAGCATAcatgcaacatttatttatttacttgatgccttttctgtctttaaactcAAAGAAAGGTGAAAACGTAGGTGGAATTAAATCCACTTTAGAGTGAATGAGTTCATATTGTAGTGACTGCTATTATGACAGTACAGACCCtacgtacacacaaacacctccaCTCACGGGAAGCCTGGGGGAAGTGCGGTACAAGAAGAGCATGTGTTTGCAGTCAAGGCCTGAAAGGGAACATGAGTCAGCCTGATAGTACAACTTATGAGTGGGTTTCACTACGGTGGGAGCTAAATTGATAACGCTGGCTCTCATAAAGACCTGTCTGGGttgcaaaacacatttattgattCATATTCTGGGACTAATATCAAGCCCTCACTTAGTCTGCACCACAAAAGAGGGTATGTTTCAGAAAAGAGGGATTTAGGTTCAGGTGATGTATTTGAAACCGCAATATGGGGCTCAGATTTAACAGTCGTTGCTCGATTTATCCGCTCAATTatcaaaaatagaaagaaatcattttaatcattgtAGTTAATTTAAGTCTGTTTCTGCTTATTCTTTCCCCCAGGTCCTCTCGCAATCTTAACCCTCCAAGGATCTGTGATTGTGCCAAGAACTCTACCCAAGGCCTCTGTTCAGGTATGTTTTATCACAGATGTTGcacatttttgtcatttactCAAAGAATAAGCCTGGTAATGTTATATAGTACTATAACTAACAATGTGTCAGTTCTTATCTATTTTCTTGTTGTTAGTCTTTAAAAATAGGTTACTAAAAAGTAACCAAACATCTGGTCATTATAGTTTTGGCAAATGTTgcttaaagaaaaaatagattGTATTTGTTTGGGACTATTAATACCCAGCTGTTTCCCTGTCAAGTATTTGCAGAATTGTCTCTAGATACACTGGATTGTGCGTATTAATGGAAATGATGGAACACTTATGTGCCTTATCAAAGTCTTTTAATAGATTTTGGAGTCCAGTGGAGCTCTATGATAGAGATgaataacatttattaatatcTGAATGCACATAGGATCCATTTGTTgctggttttggtcttttcatagAGAGAATCACAAAACCTCGCCAGACTTGACCTTTAAATCAAAGAGAAAATGCAGTTAATACATTTGTCCACTAGATGGGTGTGTTGCTCCGTTTTTAGCAGTGATTTAAAACTTGTCAACACCACAATATTATCTCATACAGGGCTAATAGattctccattttattttcagggGAAAGCTTCTGCTCTGCATGATGCTGCCATcgcaaaaacaaaaatgaccaaCAAGCTGTTTGACATCAACTCAGAGGTGGAACTGGACTCCTGCAGATGTCTTCCGCTGCACAGTGAAACCAGAAATAATTAGATATTtgagatgtttgttttattttttaggagTCCAAAAAGCAATATTATAAAGACCTTGGCATGCAGGTcgaagagaggaaacaaaagacacaagagGAGACACGGAGAAATAGCATTGATGAAAAACAAGTGAGTTACTTCAATAGATGAATGTCAGTATCATGCTATCCAAgtgaacacacatttaaacacaagcTCTATATCCTATAAAAGCAATGACTTCAAACAGTATAATTGCTATTATGTGCAGCATAATGAGACCATGGTGCACGCCCTCTGGGGAATGCCAGGAAGTGGTGCCCCAAACTACCACCTGGGTACAGTGAGAAGGACCAAAAGTCTTTACATTGCTGGGATTTTACCACAGGAGCAGGTAAATAATGCACTGCATGTTATCCAAACATGGTTCTCGGAAGTCTTCTGTAGTCAAACCTAATCACACTGGCTTTAATGGGAAATGGTTGAAATGGTGTCTGCAGCTATTTCTAATGCAATTAGTCTGTTTGCAGACTGATAGCCCCGCTGTCAGTGATGATACTGGGGCTGTTAACCTGCCACAAACAGTGGCTGCAGGATTTCTTTAATAGATTTGAATGTtgacagaaatacaaacagtaGCGAGTGATGCCAAGTGTAAGTGAGGAGAAATAACAAAATAGAAATACCTGAAATGTTGGTACAGCAATGTTGCACAGTTTTTTGCAAACAAAAAAGGATCTTGCCCCTCTTTTTGTAATTAATACTCAAACGTGACATCCCTTCAACGTACTGACATTAGTCTCTTGCTGTGAACAATGGGAGCTGGTCAGACTCTCAACATGAGTCTGGGTCCTGGGCCAGCTCGATGTTGCAGCCCGTTTGTTATAACTTTCACTACTGAatgctgtctttgtttcttccaCAGCTCTGCGACAAAGGCTACAATGGTCTCGACTTCTACCGCCTGTGACCATATGACCATAGCAAGTTCCGAACAAACTACACAATAAATGTAATTCAATATCAAAAGGTTGTGTACACAAAATGAAGTGATCcttctgttttcatctgcagGTGTTGCTGCATGACAGTGTGCATGCAACAGTGTCTCCATTTACCATTCAGTAAAAGTACCTTAGCTGAGTTTTCCCTTGATAGGGGGAGgtttgtgaaaatgttaaaaacttaTAAATGTGCCAATTTGACTACATTTTATACAGatgtttatgttttactgttgtataaaatgaaatgtcGCACATGTTGATGGTGGTTGAGCTGCAAAGGGAGGCACCACCCTGTTCATTAGAAACAGTTTGGTGGTTCTGTCTCTTTGTTCAAGAACACTTAAAGCTGATTTTAGATTGTCAGGCAGACACAAGTTGAGGCTCAAGTCTTCATAAATTGAAGTAAAGGTCTATAAAAGAAAAGCCTGGCGGTGTCTGAGGGTAACAAAAATGCTCACTTCTTAACACACTATTatgtctcattttgtttcttagACGACAGACAGACTATATGTGTTTTCCCATTTCCAGTTTTTTAACTTTCAGTTTCAGCTCTGGAAGTTTGAGCTTGCAGACTTTGAGATTAAAGCCTACACAGGTCAGTGATGGTTTGCATTCCTACTGATTAAAATACTCGGATCTTGCTCGAATATGTTGCTAATTTGCTcattatagtgttttttttttcctctgactgATCTTCCAGGTAATCTACAGATAATTATATAGTGAAGAGAGATGACTCATCCCCTCTAATTGCGCGGCTTTGTTAGGGTGACATTAGCAAGCTCCTAATTGAAACAGTTTGTGCTGACACTGTGTTCATGCATTTAATTTTCATAGGGTAAGGGGCCTTATTGTGTAGGGTAGCAGTAGATCTCCTCCTCAGTGGGTGAGTAATTACGATGTAGGGACAGTTATAAGGGAGTGCAACATACAGCCGGTTAACATGTGGGCGAATAAGCTTGATAATTATAATGTGGAACAATATATTCTACAGAGGACAAACCTGTTGGTTTGTTAATTGTTTCATGTACTCCTGACCTTTACGAGCTTATTTACAACAGCTTGttgtaaatagaaaaagaaaaaaataaattttacttTGCACTGAGGATCTCAAACTTTCCTCTACATGCATATAGTTTGTACATGTAATGTAGAAAGACATTCATGTTTACACTTTAACCAGCTGGATGGTGAATAGACTTCTGGGAAATATCTGAACTTACCCTTTGTCCAGAAAGTTCAGCTGCCATAGTCAGATAGTGACGAGTACTTTTTGGGTCTTTatataaaatgcatttcaacATCAGCACAGAGtacatatgtacagtagaaaGTGAATATTATAACCTTtatctgttttcagttttagcaAAGTGCACTGAATAAACTGGCAACTCGGTGTGTATTTGCAAAAAGGCAATGTGATATTGGATATAAAGAATTATAACCAAGACCACAGGCAGTCTTATTATCTTCTACATGCAGGATCTCACTGGTCTCACTGGAGCAGTGATTGTGGATGGAAATGGTTAACCGGACGGTGACGTCACACActgctttctgctgctgtgggcCGCAGTTTGTTCAGGAGGAGACAAATATCCTCAAACTACTGCCAGACCTTCACCGACAGGTCACCAGCTGCTGGATTAACGTCCTCGAAATGGGAAACTGTCAAGTAAGTAGCGCAGCGCTGTTTTCCAATGCGCTGGTTGTAGagtagaaataaataagaaataaaaaaataaaaaaaacagtcagcaGTTCGGGTTTCGCCTCGAGTGGCAACGATAGTTTCAGGTTTCTACACGGGATTAAGATTATGACTCGATCTTTAGGATAAATCTTAGATTCCGCTATTTTTCACTGACAGTAGTAAATTGTAGTCTGTCATCTGTTTTCGAGATTACGCACCGTGATGTGTCTGTTCGCCGTGTGTTGTCCGCGCAGCACAGAAACCGTGTCAAAGATGTTTATTAGTGAGCTTCAGATGAACAACATTTGGTGTTTCTTCAACAATCTGACGTATTTGGAAAGAGCCGCTCCCCTGCGCAACTCACCGCAGCCCCGTTAGTCGGGAACATGGCGCGTCATGCTGTGTCTACGTGTGTGCTGGACACGAAAAAGTGTCCACGAAGTGCtcattttactttgtttcatCGTCcgtttttcatttgtttattgctgtttacttttttttttggcaacgTCAGAGCAACTGGCATTGAAAGGGccttataattaataattaaataaggcttaaaatgtgctttaacgTGCTTTTCAGTACTAATATAGAAACTTTTGGTcagaaaatacagcagcacaCTCAAACTAATGCAGGATCAACCATCCACTTGGTAGTGATCTTGACTATTTGTGCagattatatgttttcattgaGAGGGCCCTCGAAAACCTTTCCTCAGATCTATGTTGGCCCCTGACGACCTCATTTCGTGTGTTTTTGCTCCACCAAGTTTGTTTAAACACTTCGGGTCCGGAATTCCTCAAAGCACTATTGTGTCATTGTCCTCTCCTCCCCCATCCGCCTGGCTCTCCTGCACTGGTGTCATGAATCTGTCGTTTACTTAAACTGTGCTTACAACAAGCAATTTTTAGCTGTGCAGTTCATGCATAATCTACATAACATCTTTTGTTCTCTCAGCCTACAATCGTGCCCTATGAAGACTTTGATGTCGTAGCTGATATCAAGGCCATCCGCAAAGCCTGCAAAGGTTTTGGTAGGTTGGAAATATTGTCCTTTTCATGTACGCCCCTATGAGTATTATGTGCAAGTTGCAAATATTTGTTATTAATGagcatctgttttgttttcttcttatcaGGAACGGATGAGCAGGCCATTATTGACATTCTGGCAAACCGCAGTTCAGATCAGCGCCAGGAAATTAAAAAGGCCTATTTTGAAAAGTATGACGATGTGAGTGGCGTTCAGTAACACACGGCACAATATGGATCATTTTTACCACaagcaacattattattatcatcttaatttgaaataacatttcttttctgttgttctctCTGTTCTGCCATTCCTCTGTGGCAGGAACTGGTGGACGTGTTGAAGAGCGAGCTGACTGGAAACTTTGAGAAGGCCATCCTCGCCATGTTGGACCTACCCGTGATCTACGCTGTGAAGGAGCTGAGGAAGGCCATGAAGGGACCGGGCACTGACGAAGACGTCCTGGTGGAGCTCCTCTGCACCGCCACCAATGCTGTAAGTTGCAAATGTGCCCCTCTATGaacaaaataacttaaaatagcaactgtgtttgtatattcactgtagaa is part of the Anabas testudineus chromosome 2, fAnaTes1.2, whole genome shotgun sequence genome and harbors:
- the LOC113164503 gene encoding uncharacterized protein LOC113164503 isoform X1, with the translated sequence MSAPGAPLVQISFAHVPLYPRIMNQHCLECEEESRTHVAQSPAGSGVGGRNMEMKSETSSNETVEWTMGVKTSKPKMSIKLVSSVCNDDGPCTAHHHYREDEHEHDCDNNYGPSTVYAKVEASQKDILRGKDKETAAAQTEMPSTKPKANTLIASRQLIDGNELASVRDQCPLAILTLQGSVIVPRTLPKASVQGKASALHDAAIAKTKMTNKLFDINSEESKKQYYKDLGMQVEERKQKTQEETRRNSIDEKQHNETMVHALWGMPGSGAPNYHLGTVRRTKSLYIAGILPQEQLCDKGYNGLDFYRL
- the LOC113164503 gene encoding uncharacterized protein LOC113164503 isoform X3; its protein translation is MEMKSETSSNETVEWTMGVKTSKPKMSIKLVSSVCNDDGPCTAHHHYREDEHEHDCDNNYGPSTVYAKVEASQKDILRGKDKETAAAQTEMPSTKPKANTLIASRQLIDGNELASVRDQCPLAILTLQGSVIVPRTLPKASVQGKASALHDAAIAKTKMTNKLFDINSEESKKQYYKDLGMQVEERKQKTQEETRRNSIDEKQHNETMVHALWGMPGSGAPNYHLGTVRRTKSLYIAGILPQEQLCDKGYNGLDFYRL
- the LOC113164503 gene encoding uncharacterized protein LOC113164503 isoform X2 produces the protein MSAPGAPLVQISFAHVPLYPRIMNQHCLECEEESRTHVAQSPAGSGVGGRNMEMKSETSSNETVEWTMGVKTSKPKMSIKLVSSVCNDDGPCTEDEHEHDCDNNYGPSTVYAKVEASQKDILRGKDKETAAAQTEMPSTKPKANTLIASRQLIDGNELASVRDQCPLAILTLQGSVIVPRTLPKASVQGKASALHDAAIAKTKMTNKLFDINSEESKKQYYKDLGMQVEERKQKTQEETRRNSIDEKQHNETMVHALWGMPGSGAPNYHLGTVRRTKSLYIAGILPQEQLCDKGYNGLDFYRL